A part of Citrifermentans bremense genomic DNA contains:
- a CDS encoding transposase — MARPLRIEFPGAFYHVTSRGNERKDVFRDDKDRAIFLDILSRCCNLFNWRCHAYCLMGNHYHLIVETVDGTLSKGMRHLNGVYAHKFNWNHNRVGHISQGRYKAILIEKETHLLEACRYVVLNPVRAKMTDKPEGWQWSSYSGTAHLTTPAVFLTTDWILQQFGEQPENAKRRYREFVKDGIGGSSIWEGVKANSPRR, encoded by the coding sequence ATGGCTCGTCCCTTACGCATAGAATTTCCTGGTGCGTTTTACCATGTCACTTCCCGTGGAAATGAGCGGAAAGATGTTTTCCGTGATGACAAAGATCGGGCCATCTTTCTGGATATCCTCTCAAGGTGCTGCAATCTCTTTAATTGGCGATGTCACGCATACTGCCTCATGGGAAATCACTACCACCTTATCGTTGAAACCGTTGACGGCACTTTGAGTAAAGGAATGCGCCATTTGAATGGCGTGTATGCACATAAATTCAACTGGAACCACAATAGGGTGGGGCATATTTCCCAAGGTAGGTACAAAGCAATATTGATCGAGAAGGAAACGCATCTCCTGGAAGCGTGTCGATACGTGGTCTTAAACCCCGTAAGGGCTAAGATGACAGACAAGCCAGAAGGATGGCAATGGAGCAGTTATAGTGGAACCGCTCATCTGACAACGCCCGCCGTTTTTCTGACAACCGACTGGATTTTACAGCAATTCGGAGAGCAGCCGGAAAACGCCAAACGGAGGTACCGGGAATTTGTCAAAGACGGGATAGGTGGAAGTTCTATCTGGGAAGGTGTCAAGGCAAATTCTCCTAGGCGATGA
- a CDS encoding adenosine-specific kinase codes for MNVEIHDVKIEYPEGCNIILGQTHFIKTAEDLYEIIATTVPKARFGVAFTEASGPCLIRTEGNDEELVQGCVQALKAIGAGHVFCVLLRDAYPINVLNQIKNCPEVCRIYCATANPLQVIVASTLQGWGILGVIDGLPPKGVETDEDRQERRDLLRRIGYKC; via the coding sequence ATGAACGTGGAAATACATGATGTGAAAATTGAGTATCCCGAGGGATGCAACATCATCTTAGGCCAGACACACTTCATAAAGACTGCCGAGGACCTGTACGAGATCATTGCCACGACAGTACCAAAGGCCCGCTTCGGAGTTGCCTTTACCGAGGCATCCGGTCCCTGCCTGATAAGGACCGAGGGGAACGACGAAGAGTTGGTCCAGGGATGCGTGCAGGCGCTGAAGGCGATCGGCGCCGGTCATGTCTTCTGCGTCCTGCTGCGCGATGCCTACCCCATTAACGTGCTTAACCAGATCAAGAACTGCCCGGAGGTTTGCCGGATTTACTGCGCCACGGCAAATCCGCTCCAGGTTATCGTTGCCTCCACGCTTCAGGGGTGGGGGATCCTCGGGGTAATCGATGGCCTGCCGCCCAAAGGGGTGGAGACGGACGAGGACCGGCAGGAACGCCGCGACCTGTTGCGGCGCATAGGTTACAAATGCTGA